The Streptomyces capitiformicae genome contains the following window.
GAACAGTCTTGACGTCGGGAACGTTAGATCCTCGGGAACGTCCAGGCATTGGGCTCCCGGCCCAATGCCTCGTTGTTGGGCTGGGAGCCCAATACTGGTCGGGGTGGTCGGCCAGGTTGCGGGGACGACCTCGACGGTGATGTCCAGCAGGGCGCCGTGGATGATGACTTCGTCCTTGAAACCCTGGTCCACCAGGGCTTTCTCAAGACGGTTGCCGCACCGCTCGGCCGCCTGGTCGAGGAGGGCGGTGCCGGCGGTGTTGTCGTGGGCGGAGGCGGCCAGGACAACGACGCCGATGACCAGTCCCAGCACATCGACGGCCAGCCCGCGCTTGCGCCCGGTCTTGCCTTCGGCCCTTGCCCCGAATCACGGCATGCACATGATGAACGGTCGCCCGAACGAGGTTCAATACCATGATCGAGCGATCAGGAAACGAGGAAGATCGGACTTAACGCCCTCTCAGCTTGGGGGCAACCCATTCACCGCGGGGTGCGCCGTGTGCTGAAGATGCGGCTGACGGCGCTGTGTCCTGATCAACACGCGCCATGGAGGTGGCGTCGGTGTCGAGGCTGGCGCCACCGGCGATAGCCTCCAGTTCGTTATCAGTCAGCACCCTGACATGATTAGGCAACATCGGCTGCTCCGTTCACGCTCAAACACTTGTCCGCTGGACGTATCCATTGGGATGAACCCAGTCACGCTGCGAGATGGATTGGGGTAACCGGCCAGCGCCCGGTTTGGAATTACGCGGCCCCTGACACGTTCGGCCTGTACCGGATGTGCGGGGATGATTAGGGGTGGCTGCATCGTCGAGCATGGTTCGCTCACCCGTCAAGCAAAGCTCGACCAAAGCTATGTGTTTTAAAGTATGCTAAATCTTCACATACTTGATGCTATGTCATGCGCTGTTCGCCTGCCGACGCATGTTGCGCAGCCATTCATCAACGGCATGCCGAGATCAAGACCGTGTCCGGTGGCGACCGCGTCGATCAGAGCGGTGACCACAGGCGTTCGTGTACGGCCGCCCGAACCCCGCCGATCGGCGGGGTGGTGGCGGGGCGACCGGCGGGGCAACTCCCGTAGCCCCGCCGGATGGCTGACCGCTCCCACATCCCGGCAATGTTGTCCCGGTGACCGAGAGCGAAAGCGCCGAGAAGACGCCTTCGCGACACTTACCCACACCCGAGTCCGCCACGGTGACGGAAGCCGCCGCGCCGATGGCGCGATTGATCGGGGTGGCCGACGCCACCTACGGCACCAACGTGCACCTGCGTACCGCACTGTCCGAGCGCGGTGTTTACGTCCTGGCCGTCCGATCGGATGCGAGCGCCCACCCTTTCGAGGCAAAGCCCGTGGAACCGGCCCGCAACGATGCCATCGACTGCTGACCCCAACCGTTCCTTTGGACTGAGCAGAAGCGAGTCCACTCAGCCGCACGCCCCGAACGGTCTTGGGCGTACTGGTCCCCGGCGTACTCGACCCCGGGGCGGCGACACGGATCGTGTCCGTGGTCCGGGCCCGACGGAGCCAACATCGAGCAGCAACCGTACGCGTCACTGACGCGGCAGCAGTGGCAGATCATCGCCGTCTGACGATCCCGACCGGCGACGCCCGTCGTCGGTCGGCTTTCGTCGAGCCCCATCGCGGCGCCACAAAGAAGGGAATGGGGGCCGGTTCTGCGAACCTCGCGGTTGTCCGGGCCGCTTCCTCACCCCCGATGGTCCGGATGCTTTGACAGGGACATCGTGCCGCCGCCGGCCTCGCCGGTCTCGATTGTGCCGGCCGGCGAACCTCCCGCCGGCGTCTCGTACGAGTCCGCCCGTTACTCCCTCGGGCAGCTCCGACCCCAC
Protein-coding sequences here:
- a CDS encoding transposase, coding for MTESESAEKTPSRHLPTPESATVTEAAAPMARLIGVADATYGTNVHLRTALSERGVYVLAVRSDASAHPFEAKPVEPARNDAIDC